A genomic region of Gammaproteobacteria bacterium contains the following coding sequences:
- a CDS encoding glycosyltransferase family 2 protein yields MNSLIVIPAFNEETSIGAVIEQLKQDGFNDILVVNDCSTDTTAQIVNRLGAGLITLPIQLGAWGATQTGIKYALRNGYDSVITMDADGQHMSEGINRLIDTLQSDQSNVVIGTYTKRLSKAKRIAWRFFKLLTNLKIEDLTSGYRIYDRKAMKVLSSSAATILDYQDVGVLLLLHKSGMVITEVEVPMTERKNGKSKIFYSWWMVFRYMIQTTMLCIAKTGTVRLRSLRK; encoded by the coding sequence ATGAATTCGTTAATAGTTATTCCTGCTTTCAATGAAGAAACCAGTATTGGTGCGGTTATTGAACAGTTAAAACAGGATGGATTCAACGATATTCTTGTGGTTAATGATTGCTCGACCGATACAACAGCTCAAATTGTTAATCGTCTTGGAGCCGGACTGATTACTTTGCCGATTCAGCTTGGAGCATGGGGCGCGACTCAAACCGGAATTAAATACGCTTTAAGAAATGGTTATGATAGTGTGATAACAATGGACGCCGATGGTCAACACATGAGCGAAGGAATTAACAGGTTGATAGATACCCTTCAATCGGATCAATCCAATGTGGTTATTGGCACATATACCAAAAGATTGAGTAAGGCAAAACGAATTGCCTGGAGATTTTTTAAACTTCTGACAAATCTTAAAATTGAAGATTTAACCTCCGGTTATAGAATTTATGACCGAAAAGCAATGAAAGTTCTGTCTTCATCAGCAGCGACGATTTTGGATTATCAGGATGTTGGCGTTCTGTTATTGTTGCATAAGTCGGGAATGGTGATTACTGAAGTTGAAGTTCCCATGACTGAACGAAAGAACGGAAAATCCAAAATATTTTATTCATGGTGGATGGTTTTCAGATACATGATACAAACTACAATGCTTTGCATTGCCAAAACAGGCACGGTTCGATTGAGAAGCCTGAGAAAATAA
- a CDS encoding VOC family protein, producing the protein MIKVRGIGGVFFKCENPEELKQWYNKYLGFNLDEYGCTTFNPTELPEKAYGVWSPFKADTDYLKPSNRGFMINLIVDDVKQALEQVKQGGAEVIDDVVDEEYGVFGWFIDPAGVKIELWTPK; encoded by the coding sequence ATGATTAAGGTTCGAGGTATTGGTGGTGTTTTCTTTAAATGTGAAAACCCGGAAGAACTCAAACAATGGTATAACAAATACCTTGGTTTCAATCTGGATGAATACGGCTGCACAACATTTAACCCAACGGAGCTTCCTGAAAAAGCCTATGGTGTTTGGAGTCCTTTTAAAGCGGATACCGACTATCTCAAACCATCAAACCGTGGATTTATGATTAATCTAATCGTCGATGATGTCAAACAAGCCTTGGAACAAGTCAAACAAGGTGGAGCAGAAGTCATTGACGATGTTGTTGATGAAGAGTACGGCGTTTTTGGCTGGTTTATAGACCCTGCCGGTGTTAAGATAGAGTTGTGGACACCAAAATAA
- a CDS encoding DUF2304 domain-containing protein, whose product MNFTTANITTLIIGAALALTIFYMVRKNHLHGPFAIWWLSVASLAMILAIFPSIVDRVAQFAGINYPPTLLLVLAVSIILLKMLGLDLQRTMQEKKIRRLTQKIAILEKALKDKKLIDKDS is encoded by the coding sequence ATGAATTTCACAACTGCAAATATTACAACACTGATTATTGGTGCAGCATTGGCTTTGACTATATTTTATATGGTTAGAAAAAATCATCTGCACGGTCCTTTTGCAATCTGGTGGTTGAGTGTAGCCAGTCTTGCGATGATTCTTGCAATTTTCCCATCTATTGTAGATCGAGTTGCACAATTTGCAGGAATAAATTATCCACCAACTTTATTGCTGGTGTTAGCGGTATCCATTATTTTGCTAAAAATGCTCGGACTGGATTTACAAAGAACCATGCAGGAAAAGAAGATTCGTCGCCTTACACAAAAAATTGCTATTCTTGAAAAAGCTCTGAAAGATAAAAAATTAATCGACAAGGATTCATGA
- a CDS encoding anhydro-N-acetylmuramic acid kinase, which translates to MKYFIGLLSGTSVDSIDAALVGIGENKIQLVETHSHDFSSGLRHQLQQLIKNQSITLVELSQIDSQLAHEFSDAVIHLLKKTQFEAKQITAIGSHGQTIFHEPNGEYKNTIQIGSPHQIAARCGIDVVSNFRNLDMAYKGQGAPLAPVIHQKLFHSETKNYAILNLGGIANISFIGKNYPQPSGYDTGPANCLLDEWILKNKGEKYDANGQWAQTGELDKNLLNQLIGDRYFNLQAPKSTGREYFNLTWLSGFENSLWKCPAANVQNTLTHLSALSISNEIKKSRFPVDEVVVMGGGSKNKFLLELLGMYSQLPVHLSEDFGFDGDWIESILFAYLAYLRVNQIKLDLSAITGSQNRILYGDLIRC; encoded by the coding sequence TTGAAATATTTCATCGGTTTACTTTCCGGAACAAGCGTTGACAGTATTGATGCTGCTTTAGTTGGTATTGGTGAAAACAAAATCCAGCTTGTTGAAACTCACAGCCATGATTTTTCGAGTGGTTTGCGACATCAATTACAACAACTGATAAAAAATCAGTCAATAACACTTGTGGAACTTTCTCAAATTGATTCACAACTGGCTCATGAATTTTCTGATGCAGTGATTCACTTACTAAAAAAAACTCAATTTGAAGCGAAACAAATTACTGCAATTGGTTCACATGGACAGACTATTTTTCATGAGCCGAATGGTGAATACAAAAACACGATTCAAATTGGCTCACCTCATCAGATTGCGGCTCGTTGCGGAATTGATGTTGTCAGTAACTTCCGAAATTTGGATATGGCTTATAAAGGGCAGGGCGCACCTTTAGCTCCGGTGATTCATCAGAAATTATTTCATAGTGAGACAAAGAATTATGCCATTTTAAATTTAGGCGGTATTGCCAATATTAGTTTTATTGGTAAGAATTATCCGCAACCCTCAGGTTATGATACCGGTCCTGCAAATTGCTTGCTGGATGAATGGATTTTAAAAAACAAGGGTGAAAAATATGATGCCAATGGACAGTGGGCACAAACCGGCGAACTTGATAAAAATCTTTTAAATCAATTGATTGGTGATAGATACTTTAATTTGCAAGCTCCTAAAAGCACCGGGCGTGAATATTTTAATTTAACCTGGTTATCCGGTTTTGAGAACTCCTTATGGAAATGTCCGGCAGCAAATGTTCAGAATACTTTGACACATTTGTCAGCTTTGTCAATCAGTAATGAAATCAAAAAAAGCCGTTTTCCTGTCGATGAGGTTGTAGTTATGGGCGGCGGAAGCAAAAACAAATTTCTATTGGAATTGTTAGGTATGTATAGTCAGTTACCGGTTCATTTGTCTGAAGATTTCGGTTTTGATGGTGATTGGATTGAGTCCATACTATTTGCCTATCTTGCCTATCTCCGCGTCAATCAAATCAAACTCGATTTATCTGCTATTACCGGAAGTCAAAATAGGATTCTATATGGCGATTTGATTCGTTGTTGA
- a CDS encoding phosphate-starvation-inducible PsiE family protein: MKHYIMRVKDSHPFKKFLTIIEVCGLLIVAIATVIAIGQEVYVIYKQGKVQLGDLLLLFIYLEVITMVGIYYEKNMLPVRFPVYIAIVALARHIILGSNEVHSWEMLGVGVTLLVLALAVFLIRLGHVKFPYDEEYHKKQQEE, translated from the coding sequence ATGAAACATTACATTATGCGAGTTAAAGACAGTCACCCTTTTAAAAAATTTTTAACAATAATTGAAGTTTGTGGTTTATTAATTGTTGCTATCGCAACAGTAATAGCAATTGGACAGGAAGTCTATGTTATTTATAAACAAGGTAAAGTACAACTAGGTGATTTGCTTCTGCTATTTATTTATTTAGAGGTGATTACAATGGTTGGCATATACTACGAGAAAAATATGTTGCCGGTTCGTTTTCCGGTTTACATAGCTATTGTTGCACTTGCTCGGCATATTATACTAGGTTCAAATGAAGTTCATTCATGGGAGATGCTAGGAGTTGGGGTCACTTTATTAGTATTAGCTCTAGCAGTATTTTTAATCCGGCTTGGACATGTCAAATTTCCCTATGATGAAGAATATCATAAAAAACAACAAGAAGAGTAA
- a CDS encoding glycosyltransferase produces MKNPAPTQINQKSIVLHDMFDIKGGGERLVITLTNAIQADLCYGKHSNNSFPLDILHPDLIQYNLNLNNNLPGIRSIFLARLFQNKTQFLKNYQNAIYSGVTAPLAVKNHPNGKNLFYCHTPPRFIYDKFDYYQKQFPLSHRIALNLLIKWLKPRYEQAVNQMDVIFANSKFVQQRIQKYLNKDSIVVHPPCDTEKFYFSTPQDYYLSTGRLDSLKRIDKIIEAFKQMPKKKLVICSSGAEENKLRQLAKGYSNIRFTGPISDNKLKRIIANSIATIYIPEDEDFGISPVESMAAGKPVICSGIGGPTETIVNGENGLYIDEENIVESLIDCVNKLDINTAIKMQKACEGRAELFNEKKFIEGISQYL; encoded by the coding sequence TTGAAAAATCCAGCTCCAACTCAAATCAATCAAAAATCTATCGTCCTGCACGATATGTTTGATATTAAAGGAGGTGGAGAGAGGCTTGTCATTACTTTGACCAATGCGATTCAGGCTGACTTATGTTACGGCAAACATTCCAACAACAGCTTTCCCCTGGATATACTCCATCCTGACTTGATTCAATATAACTTAAACCTTAACAATAACTTACCCGGAATTCGTTCCATCTTTCTGGCACGTTTGTTTCAGAACAAAACACAATTTTTAAAAAATTATCAAAATGCGATTTATAGTGGTGTCACCGCCCCTTTAGCGGTGAAGAATCACCCAAACGGAAAGAATTTATTTTATTGTCACACTCCGCCACGATTTATATATGACAAATTCGATTATTATCAAAAGCAGTTTCCGTTATCTCATAGAATCGCTTTGAATTTGCTCATAAAATGGTTAAAACCAAGATATGAACAAGCAGTGAACCAGATGGATGTGATTTTTGCCAATTCTAAATTTGTACAACAACGCATTCAAAAATATCTCAACAAAGACTCAATTGTTGTGCATCCTCCATGCGATACCGAAAAGTTTTATTTTTCCACACCTCAGGATTATTACCTGTCAACAGGAAGATTGGACAGTCTGAAACGCATAGATAAAATCATTGAAGCATTCAAACAAATGCCAAAGAAAAAACTGGTTATATGTTCCAGCGGAGCTGAAGAAAATAAACTCAGACAACTGGCAAAAGGTTATAGTAATATTCGCTTCACCGGACCCATTTCGGACAATAAGCTCAAACGCATCATTGCTAACTCGATTGCAACAATCTACATTCCTGAAGATGAAGACTTTGGTATATCTCCGGTCGAATCCATGGCAGCCGGCAAACCCGTCATTTGCAGCGGAATCGGCGGACCTACCGAAACCATCGTTAACGGTGAAAACGGGCTTTACATTGATGAAGAAAATATTGTTGAGAGCCTGATTGACTGTGTCAATAAACTCGACATCAATACCGCCATAAAAATGCAAAAAGCATGCGAAGGCCGAGCTGAATTGTTCAATGAGAAGAAGTTTATTGAAGGAATTTCTCAGTATTTGTAA
- the hutG gene encoding N-formylglutamate deformylase, with protein MAKDYLFHNRNSPILFSIPHDGDVIPDEIAKNMNDSALKTPDRDFYVSQIFNFAKDFDISLLKTNISRFVIDLNRPPDNASLYPGQSVTELCPTTLFDESPIYKAEKPDESEIERRIKTYWKPYHQIIKDKLEVIKQQHGFAILIDCHSIKSEVPRFFEGRLTDINIGTNSGKSCGDEIIQRFMSVLEAQNRYSHVLNGRFKGGYITRHYGKPEENIHAIQIELSQINYLDEKHNRYDYEKAEKLKTVLIRAINSLC; from the coding sequence ATGGCTAAAGATTATTTGTTTCACAACCGCAATTCCCCAATCTTGTTTTCAATTCCGCATGATGGCGATGTGATTCCGGATGAAATTGCAAAAAACATGAATGACTCTGCTTTAAAAACTCCTGACAGGGATTTTTATGTGTCTCAAATATTCAATTTTGCCAAGGATTTTGATATTAGTTTGTTGAAAACCAATATTTCCCGTTTTGTGATTGATTTGAACCGCCCGCCGGATAATGCTTCGTTATATCCCGGACAATCCGTTACTGAACTTTGCCCAACCACATTGTTTGATGAAAGTCCAATTTATAAAGCGGAGAAACCTGATGAATCAGAAATTGAGCGAAGAATTAAAACTTACTGGAAACCTTATCATCAGATTATCAAAGACAAGCTGGAAGTGATAAAACAGCAACATGGGTTTGCTATTTTAATCGACTGTCATAGTATTAAATCGGAAGTTCCACGATTTTTTGAGGGAAGGCTGACTGATATTAACATCGGCACCAATAGCGGGAAAAGTTGTGGAGATGAAATTATTCAGCGTTTTATGTCAGTTTTAGAAGCTCAGAATCGTTATTCGCATGTTTTGAATGGTCGTTTTAAAGGTGGTTATATCACACGGCATTACGGAAAACCTGAAGAAAACATTCATGCCATTCAAATTGAATTGTCACAAATCAATTATTTGGATGAAAAACATAATCGCTATGACTATGAAAAGGCTGAAAAATTGAAAACCGTATTGATCAGAGCGATTAACAGTTTATGCTAA
- a CDS encoding glycosyltransferase has translation MKILHIGKYYPPFHGGMEVYLRDLAEQQAKSHDVTVLAHNHQFSKLFSNTTEETINSVKVMRNKTLKPILFAPIMFGMKRTVENIIEQHQIDAIHISWPNPSALFLLLSRKAKSIPWVIQWQSDMVTAKSSILLKLAYFFFKPLEKMLLKQSSKVIASTQEYFNYSSALKKFPEKCVFIPLGLKLNLPEIKQAHLNWANTLWANASYKIYHIGRLTFYKNQKLLLEAAKLLPEAKFIITGSGQLEKKLQKIIKENNLSNVELTGNLSNQQLNALLKTCDAFCLPSNDRAESYGMVLLEALAMNKRILVSDLPGSGMKWIASQTELGETFDCNNANDLVEKIKGSSVNVELDRDKFHKTFSIESCAKEIDEVYLELFKN, from the coding sequence ATGAAAATTCTGCACATTGGTAAATACTATCCGCCTTTTCACGGAGGAATGGAAGTTTACCTGAGGGATTTGGCAGAACAACAAGCGAAAAGTCATGATGTAACCGTTCTGGCTCATAATCATCAATTTTCGAAACTGTTTTCAAATACAACTGAAGAAACTATTAATTCAGTTAAGGTGATGCGTAATAAAACACTCAAACCAATTCTTTTCGCTCCAATCATGTTTGGTATGAAAAGAACCGTTGAAAATATTATTGAGCAACATCAAATTGATGCGATACATATTTCCTGGCCGAACCCTTCGGCATTATTTTTGTTATTGAGCCGAAAAGCAAAATCAATTCCGTGGGTGATTCAATGGCAGTCAGATATGGTTACAGCAAAATCTTCAATTTTATTGAAACTGGCTTATTTCTTTTTTAAGCCATTAGAGAAAATGTTGCTTAAACAGTCTAGTAAAGTGATTGCAAGCACGCAGGAATATTTTAATTATTCGTCGGCATTAAAAAAATTCCCCGAAAAATGTGTTTTCATACCTCTAGGGCTTAAATTGAATCTACCAGAAATCAAGCAGGCTCATCTGAACTGGGCAAATACCCTTTGGGCTAATGCAAGTTATAAAATCTATCATATTGGTCGTTTAACCTTTTATAAAAACCAAAAGTTATTATTGGAAGCTGCTAAACTTCTTCCCGAGGCTAAATTTATCATCACAGGAAGCGGACAACTAGAAAAAAAGTTGCAAAAAATTATTAAAGAAAACAACTTATCAAATGTCGAATTAACAGGGAATTTAAGTAATCAACAGCTCAATGCTTTGTTGAAAACTTGTGATGCTTTCTGCCTGCCATCCAATGACCGTGCGGAATCCTACGGAATGGTTTTGCTTGAAGCACTTGCTATGAATAAAAGAATTCTGGTGAGCGATTTGCCCGGATCAGGTATGAAATGGATTGCTTCTCAAACTGAATTGGGCGAAACCTTTGATTGTAATAATGCCAATGATTTGGTAGAGAAAATTAAGGGTTCGTCTGTCAATGTTGAGTTGGACAGAGATAAATTTCACAAAACTTTCAGTATCGAAAGCTGTGCTAAAGAAATTGATGAAGTTTATCTGGAATTGTTCAAAAACTAA
- a CDS encoding DUF2975 domain-containing protein, with amino-acid sequence MKTQTILSIMHFLAWFVFIALLIKAGAILTTYIISWFNDIAAEKMYFDLDLSMYKAYSSIHYSFIVFNKVVLIIAQAYVALLMTDLLKGFNLTNPFNNSTVRLMEKICFSILVIWALSILHNAYLKALENAIGISAEYLDGSYLLWSALVYVLAQVFKRGVEIQTENQYTI; translated from the coding sequence ATGAAAACACAAACAATTCTCAGTATTATGCATTTTTTAGCTTGGTTTGTATTTATTGCATTACTCATCAAGGCAGGTGCTATTCTAACCACATATATAATCAGTTGGTTTAACGACATAGCAGCAGAGAAAATGTATTTCGACTTAGACCTATCCATGTATAAAGCCTACAGCTCAATCCACTATTCTTTCATTGTATTCAATAAAGTTGTTTTGATTATTGCTCAAGCTTATGTTGCTTTATTGATGACTGATTTGTTGAAAGGTTTCAATTTAACAAATCCATTTAATAATTCAACTGTCCGCTTAATGGAGAAAATTTGCTTTTCCATCTTGGTTATTTGGGCATTGTCTATCTTACACAATGCTTACTTAAAAGCTCTGGAAAACGCCATAGGAATAAGCGCTGAATACCTCGATGGATCTTATCTATTGTGGTCAGCTCTGGTTTATGTATTGGCTCAGGTGTTCAAAAGAGGTGTTGAAATTCAAACTGAAAACCAATATACCATATAA
- a CDS encoding helix-turn-helix transcriptional regulator: MPVIINLDVMMAKRKMSLNELSEKVGITLSNLSILKTGKAKAIRFSTLELICEVLECQPGDLLEYRKS; encoded by the coding sequence ATGCCAGTTATTATTAACCTCGATGTGATGATGGCAAAACGAAAAATGTCATTGAATGAGTTGTCCGAAAAAGTGGGAATCACTTTATCGAACCTCTCAATTTTAAAAACAGGCAAAGCCAAAGCGATCAGATTCAGTACTCTGGAATTAATATGTGAAGTCTTGGAATGTCAACCCGGGGATTTGTTGGAGTATAGGAAATCTTAA
- a CDS encoding peptidoglycan DD-metalloendopeptidase family protein, with translation MKKKHKQAVFIDRNRKSLGLTNSVNSFANQAFKKISSVKKAPIITILVFGSLLVLFAFSIDSTDKISRHKEFKLDIPSNPLISLTDQTLVDEIKWKNIEVQKGQSLSNIFDSLNLSQSLLYKIIHFDKSTKHLTKIYPGAVISFDISDQGEFKKLKYNISEQQELIVSLEDSEISTSTIEHDVEIQVQTSNGVITNSLFNAGKNAGLTDSMVMKLANIFAWDIDFVLDIREGDSFSLIYEKIYQDGEFLRDGKIIAASFSNQGDVYKAVAFDDGEGYSYYNPEGRNMKKAFLRAPLNFSYISSNFNPKRFHPVQKRVKPHRGIDYAAPVGTPVYAAGDGSVIRSSYDKFNGNHVFIQHPNGITTKYLHFTKRNVKQGQRVKQGQVIGTVGATGLVSGAHLHYEFVLNGVHRNPRTVELPKASPLAKNKMPEYLKFATPLFSQLESLDVGQIALQDKKATKKES, from the coding sequence TTGAAAAAGAAACATAAGCAGGCAGTTTTTATCGACAGAAACCGCAAAAGTCTCGGTCTTACCAATTCAGTAAATTCATTCGCAAACCAGGCTTTCAAGAAAATCAGTAGTGTTAAAAAAGCTCCGATTATCACAATTTTGGTTTTTGGAAGTTTGTTAGTTTTATTTGCTTTCAGCATTGATTCAACGGATAAAATCAGCAGACATAAAGAGTTCAAACTCGATATTCCCAGCAATCCTTTGATAAGTTTGACAGATCAAACTCTTGTTGACGAGATCAAATGGAAAAATATTGAGGTTCAAAAAGGACAATCTTTATCCAATATTTTTGATAGTTTAAATCTCAGTCAGTCGTTATTGTACAAAATCATCCATTTTGATAAATCGACCAAACATTTAACAAAAATATATCCCGGAGCGGTTATTAGCTTTGATATTTCCGATCAGGGTGAATTTAAAAAGCTGAAATACAATATCTCTGAGCAACAAGAGTTAATTGTGAGCCTTGAAGATAGTGAAATTTCGACGTCAACAATCGAACACGATGTTGAAATTCAGGTGCAAACATCCAATGGCGTGATTACCAATTCGTTATTTAATGCTGGCAAAAATGCCGGATTGACCGATTCAATGGTCATGAAACTGGCGAATATATTTGCTTGGGATATTGATTTTGTACTGGATATCAGGGAAGGCGATAGTTTTAGTTTGATCTATGAAAAAATTTATCAAGATGGTGAGTTTTTGAGAGATGGCAAAATCATTGCAGCATCATTTAGCAATCAGGGTGATGTTTATAAAGCGGTTGCTTTTGATGATGGCGAAGGTTATAGCTATTACAACCCAGAAGGCCGGAATATGAAGAAAGCCTTCTTGCGAGCACCTTTAAACTTTTCATATATCAGCTCTAATTTCAACCCGAAACGCTTTCATCCGGTTCAAAAAAGAGTAAAACCGCATCGAGGAATTGATTATGCAGCTCCGGTTGGAACACCGGTATATGCAGCCGGTGATGGTTCGGTTATTCGTTCTTCTTATGATAAATTCAATGGCAACCATGTGTTTATCCAACATCCGAATGGCATAACGACAAAATATTTACATTTTACAAAGCGAAATGTCAAACAAGGTCAGAGAGTCAAGCAAGGTCAGGTAATTGGAACAGTCGGAGCAACCGGCTTGGTCAGTGGTGCTCATTTGCATTATGAATTTGTACTCAACGGCGTTCACCGAAATCCGAGAACTGTTGAATTACCCAAAGCCAGCCCGTTGGCGAAAAATAAAATGCCTGAATATCTGAAATTTGCGACTCCTTTATTTTCGCAACTTGAAAGTCTGGATGTGGGTCAGATTGCTCTACAGGATAAAAAAGCCACAAAAAAAGAATCTTGA
- a CDS encoding A/G-specific adenine glycosylase gives MPEIIHSKINFHALAQSLHDWYLLKKRQLPWRDNRSAYRIWISEIMLQQTTVQAVIPYFERFIKQFPDLQTLANSDIEEVLQLWSGLGYYSRARNLHKAAQLFVENGGIPDSYQELLKYPGLGDYTSRAISSIAFDEKVGVLDGNVIRILTRLLNYKQKWWKTEHKKYLQGIADSLNQFEFPSSEVNQALMELGAMVCLPQSPLCNQCPWSDNCLAQSQKSISEVPLKRKKTPSQIWYWQPEIYSRKNQVLLEKNTKLPFLKNQWLLPGKCSKHEEKPKDYTFKHFITRYSIYVKPKQYHGIEALQLNSNQQWFDIDSIKKVSPSSLLQKCLTTHKNIEQKN, from the coding sequence ATGCCTGAAATAATCCATTCGAAAATAAATTTTCACGCTCTGGCTCAATCTTTACACGATTGGTACTTACTCAAAAAAAGACAACTTCCGTGGCGAGATAATCGTTCAGCTTACCGAATTTGGATTTCAGAAATTATGCTGCAGCAAACCACGGTTCAGGCAGTGATTCCCTATTTTGAAAGATTCATCAAACAATTTCCAGATTTACAAACCTTGGCGAATAGTGATATTGAGGAAGTTTTGCAACTATGGAGTGGACTGGGATATTATTCTCGAGCCAGAAATTTACACAAAGCAGCGCAGTTGTTTGTTGAAAATGGTGGTATTCCAGACTCATATCAAGAACTCCTCAAGTATCCCGGTTTGGGAGACTATACTTCCAGAGCGATTTCATCCATTGCTTTCGATGAAAAAGTCGGTGTGCTTGATGGAAATGTCATACGGATTCTAACGAGATTGTTGAATTACAAGCAAAAATGGTGGAAGACCGAACACAAAAAATACCTGCAAGGTATTGCAGATAGTCTTAATCAGTTTGAATTTCCAAGCTCTGAGGTCAATCAGGCATTGATGGAACTAGGCGCGATGGTTTGTTTGCCACAATCACCACTTTGTAATCAATGTCCTTGGTCAGATAACTGCTTGGCACAAAGTCAAAAATCAATAAGTGAAGTTCCACTCAAACGGAAAAAAACTCCAAGCCAAATTTGGTACTGGCAACCAGAAATTTACTCTCGGAAGAATCAAGTTTTACTTGAGAAAAATACCAAATTGCCATTCCTTAAGAACCAGTGGCTGCTTCCCGGAAAATGTTCCAAACATGAAGAAAAACCGAAAGATTACACTTTTAAGCACTTCATTACTCGTTACAGTATTTATGTGAAACCCAAACAGTATCATGGCATCGAAGCTTTGCAGTTAAATAGCAATCAGCAATGGTTTGATATTGATTCAATAAAAAAAGTAAGTCCTAGTTCATTATTACAAAAGTGTTTAACTACTCATAAAAACATTGAGCAGAAAAACTAA